TGACCCGCAAAGTGACCACACGGCTCAAGCTCATCGACCTCAACTCTGATCTGGAAGCGCTCGCCAACTATGGTCTCGCCGGTTTGCGCCGCCACCGTCTCGCACGTCTCTCACGACAAGCCTATGAGCAAGGCGGCCTGTTGAGCTTCGAAGACTTGGCCATGTTGCTCACCACCAGTCCCGCAACCGTGCGCCGCGACGTGCAGCAGCTGCGCCGCCAAGGCCTCTTCATCATGACGCGCGGCACCAAGCACGACATGGGGCCGGGCCTCTCCCACAAAACCATCATCCTCGATCTGTACTTCAAAGGTTACACCTTCTCCGAGATCGAGCGCCAAACCAATCACAGCGAAGTCAGCGTTAAACGCTATCTCGCCGACTTCATTCAAATCGCCACGCTGCACCGTCAGAAGTTTTCTCCGCAACAGATTCGCCTGATCGCCAAACGTTCCGATCGCCTCGTGCGCGAATACCTACAACTCTATCAAACTTACCAGCAGCAAGATAATCAACGCTTGCACGATCTCTTAACGCCCACGGAACCCGGTGCGGCGGCGAAAAAAAAATCTCCACCTCAACAAAGCCGAGGAGGTGATTCCCATGAGTAAGCCCTTGACCAAAGAACAAATTCAACTCAAGAAATTTCGCCGGCTCAAAGACAAGAGTTTACAACAACTTCTGCTCTATCGCTTCCTGCATCATTACGGCTACGACAAGGGCGAAGTCACCGCGCGCGCCATCATTGATGACATTCTCAAACTCATCGACGATTATTTCTTGGTCACCACGCTCGATGACGATCTGCATCACATTCACTACGGTCAACTCGTGTGGATGGCGGTGCCGGTCGAGGAATATCCGCAGCGCGGTAAAACCATTGCCGCCACGCGCATGAAACCCATCGTGCTCTCCTTCGTCACCGACGATATCGCCCACATCGCGCATGGCTTCGATTCCAAAACCCTGCGCAAGAAACGGCTCGTGCGCTGGGTTGAGCAAGCGTTCGATCAGGGCGCGTTGCTCACCCAACTCGATCTCGCCATCTTGCTGGGGTTATGCGATGCGGTGGTGAGCAAGTACGTCAACGAGATTCAAAAAGACGGCAAGAAACTTTTGCCCACGCGCGGCAACATTCACGATCTCTCCGGTGCCATTACCCACAAACGCGAGATCATCACGCTTTATCTCGAAGGCCATCTCACGCCCGACATCGCGCTGAAGACCTATCACTCCAACGAAGCCGTGGATCGCTACATTCGCGATTATCATCGTGTCGAGATGGTGTGGCAGCACGGCATCACCGATCTCGAAAAGATCTCACAGCTCGCGCAACTTTCCAAGCGCGTGGTGCAGCAGTATATCGATCTCTTGCCCGAGAAAGTGCGCCGCTCAACCACGGTCAAAGAACAAACCGATAAATCGCTTGACTCAAATCCGCAAAGTGATAGATTGCGCATGTCCGGTGAAACACAAGCGGGCAACGCTGGCGAGCGACCCGCCCAGGGATAACCGGACCCCGAAGCATGGTGGAGGACACCCGAGAACGGAGGTCCTCCCTTTAATACCAAGCATGCTTTGGGAAAATGCCTGATAAACGCAAACCTACTAATCCCTTAGACCATCCTCTGGTCATTTGATACTATTTCAATACCATGAGTTTCCTTGTCATCATCAAGCGGTCCGTCTTCAAACGATACAGATAAACACCGCTCGCCAGCCCGCGGCCGTCAAATGGAGCAACGTGATTCCCCGCAAGCTGGATGCCTTCAAATAGCGTCGCCACTTCCTCGCCGCGAGAATTATAAACCTTCAGTGAAATGTAACCGTCATGCGGAAGCGAATAATTGATCTGGGTCGTTGGATTAAATGGATTCGGATAATTTTGACTGAGTGCAAATACTTCCGGATGATGCCCATTATCCTCTCTGACGCCGGTGATAATCTTCACCAAACCTGCAATCGCAGCCGTCAAACTATTCCTGGCGTTGCCCAGCGCATCGGCTGCCGATACGGCAGGCGAATAGTTCTGAGCCATGGCGCTTTTTGCCGAAGCCAGTGCCGCCGCAAAATTTGCCCACGAGCCGGCGGTATATTCATTCTCTTTCAAAGTATCGGCGTGCGCAATGAGCGAGTCCAAGGCGTTATAATTGAGGCCGACATTCACTGCGGCAAAAAACGCGGGCTTGCATTGATAGCGATCGTCCCAGAGCGAGGCATTGCGAA
The sequence above is drawn from the Cytophagia bacterium CHB2 genome and encodes:
- a CDS encoding DUF1670 domain-containing protein, with product MADPQGSYGILRLKSKDARAAIVQKLAADFNLTPIIAEAFYQQFALYFQEHANVTLSTGEIAYEAVASHEPAGKHIRMTRKVTTRLKLIDLNSDLEALANYGLAGLRRHRLARLSRQAYEQGGLLSFEDLAMLLTTSPATVRRDVQQLRRQGLFIMTRGTKHDMGPGLSHKTIILDLYFKGYTFSEIERQTNHSEVSVKRYLADFIQIATLHRQKFSPQQIRLIAKRSDRLVREYLQLYQTYQQQDNQRLHDLLTPTEPGAAAKKKSPPQQSRGGDSHE
- a CDS encoding DUF1670 domain-containing protein — encoded protein: MSKPLTKEQIQLKKFRRLKDKSLQQLLLYRFLHHYGYDKGEVTARAIIDDILKLIDDYFLVTTLDDDLHHIHYGQLVWMAVPVEEYPQRGKTIAATRMKPIVLSFVTDDIAHIAHGFDSKTLRKKRLVRWVEQAFDQGALLTQLDLAILLGLCDAVVSKYVNEIQKDGKKLLPTRGNIHDLSGAITHKREIITLYLEGHLTPDIALKTYHSNEAVDRYIRDYHRVEMVWQHGITDLEKISQLAQLSKRVVQQYIDLLPEKVRRSTTVKEQTDKSLDSNPQSDRLRMSGETQAGNAGERPAQG